A region from the Pristiophorus japonicus isolate sPriJap1 chromosome 14, sPriJap1.hap1, whole genome shotgun sequence genome encodes:
- the armc7 gene encoding armadillo repeat-containing protein 7 produces the protein MASLGRCMESKSLGQDRFDYLQALVTEFQDTDNQESKEQVLANLANFAYDPSNYQYLRQLQVIDLFLDMLTEDNERFVEFGIGGLCNLCLDKQNKDYILQNNGVQAVLDCLSSPNEDTVLSAITTLMYLMNPLSREEIAAMPVIECMLRFSMSKNKRLSNLATLFLEDFCSAEEVEKARNLQNHTALGIPLPKE, from the exons ATGGCCAGCTTGGGTCGGTGTATGGAAAGTAAATCCCTGGGGCAAGACCGGTTTGATTACTTACAAGCCCTTGTTACTGAGTTCCAGGATACTGACAATCAAG AGTCAAAGGAACAAGTTCTGGCAAACCTGGCTAATTTTGCCTATGATCCCAGTAACTATCAGTATCTTCGACAGCTGCAGGTCATTGATCTATTCCTGGATATGCTCACAGAAGAtaatgaaagatttgtagaatttGGAATAG GTGGTCTCTGTAACCTGTGTCTAGACAAACAGAACAAGGATTATATTTTACAGAACAATGGGGTTCAGGCAGTGCTGGACTGCTTATCCAGCCCTAACGAGGACACGGTACTCTCCGCCATTACCACATTAATGTACTTGATGAATCCTTTGTCCCGGGAAGAAATCGCAGCAATGCCGGTTATTGAGTGTATGCTACGGTTCTCCATGTCGAAAAACAAACGTCTGAGTAATTTAGCGACCCTGTTTCTGGAAGACTTCTGTTCAGCAGAAGAAGTAGAAAAAGCCAGGAATTTGCAGAATCACACAGCACTGGGGATACCACTGCCAAAAGAATAG